The following proteins are co-located in the Paenibacillus sp. JNUCC32 genome:
- a CDS encoding arginine--tRNA ligase, with amino-acid sequence MLSHKIISSLQQAVNQVCEAYGTKLPESTPIRIEQPASMEHGDYATNVAMQLAKVLRKAPLQIAELIQAELEQDASYKQLVRSTEIVAPGFMNLRIDWEYWASHHFELPPAANEKIVIEHTSINPNKSAHIGHLRNSCIGDTLVRLMRKLGYEVEVHNYIDDLGNQLADTVVGLLHTPLTKEHARFGDYCWDVYSSTNKAYEREPGLVQHRTEVLHALEEGNQNLSWIGLLVAERIVKEHLEEMKQFGIEYDLLVWESSIVREGFWASAFELLKNTPLFHQETEGKLAGCWVLKQSGTEAGDEAESDHSIDKVLVRSNGILTYTAKDIAYHLWKYGVLSNDFVYKKFTDEVWTTSSHGEERSYGKADMVINVIDYRQQYPQAMVKQALEGLGFQQEAEKLRHVSYGVVSLSPSAAADLGIDTSDGKASYAMSGRQGIGIKITELIHQVAKVIEDTRSDKNGLSSHAIATASIRYYLLRFALQTEVVFDLKQATEISGNTGVYLLYSYARALSVLNKAQEAEVTPSVPARFPAMEKAEHALLRHISTWHDTLYAAGRDLSPSAICNFTYELCSLFNNFYSACPILKAKEEVLQFRVWLTSLFKNTLGEALEVLGLPTPSRM; translated from the coding sequence GTGTTAAGTCATAAGATTATTTCGAGCCTTCAACAAGCCGTGAACCAGGTCTGCGAAGCTTACGGCACCAAACTGCCGGAGTCCACTCCGATCCGGATCGAGCAGCCTGCCAGCATGGAGCATGGGGATTACGCAACCAACGTTGCGATGCAGCTTGCGAAGGTGCTCCGCAAGGCTCCCCTGCAAATCGCCGAGCTGATCCAAGCCGAGCTGGAGCAGGACGCATCCTACAAACAGCTCGTCCGCTCGACTGAGATTGTCGCTCCGGGCTTTATGAATCTGCGCATCGATTGGGAGTATTGGGCGAGCCACCATTTTGAACTCCCCCCGGCAGCTAACGAAAAGATCGTCATTGAGCACACGTCCATCAACCCGAATAAGTCCGCCCATATCGGGCATCTTCGAAATTCCTGTATCGGAGATACGCTCGTGAGATTGATGAGGAAGCTGGGTTACGAGGTCGAGGTGCATAATTATATCGACGACCTGGGCAATCAGCTGGCGGATACGGTGGTCGGCTTGCTCCACACGCCGCTGACGAAGGAGCATGCCCGGTTCGGCGATTACTGCTGGGACGTGTATTCAAGCACCAATAAAGCCTACGAAAGGGAGCCGGGGCTGGTTCAGCATCGGACCGAGGTTCTGCACGCACTGGAAGAGGGCAATCAGAACCTTTCCTGGATTGGACTGCTTGTTGCCGAGCGAATCGTTAAGGAGCATCTTGAGGAGATGAAGCAGTTCGGCATTGAATACGATCTGCTTGTATGGGAGAGCAGCATTGTTAGGGAGGGATTCTGGGCGTCCGCGTTCGAGCTGTTGAAGAATACCCCGCTTTTCCATCAGGAAACCGAGGGTAAACTTGCAGGCTGCTGGGTGCTCAAGCAATCAGGAACCGAAGCCGGAGACGAGGCGGAGTCGGACCACAGCATCGATAAAGTGCTGGTGCGCTCCAATGGCATCCTGACTTACACCGCCAAGGACATCGCCTACCACTTGTGGAAATACGGCGTGCTTTCCAATGATTTTGTATATAAAAAATTCACCGACGAGGTTTGGACGACGAGCTCGCACGGCGAGGAGCGTTCTTACGGCAAAGCGGACATGGTCATCAACGTCATTGATTACAGGCAGCAGTACCCGCAGGCGATGGTGAAGCAGGCTTTGGAAGGCCTGGGCTTCCAACAAGAGGCTGAGAAGCTGCGCCATGTCAGTTACGGCGTCGTCTCGTTAAGCCCTTCCGCTGCAGCAGATCTCGGCATCGATACTTCCGACGGTAAGGCATCCTATGCGATGTCCGGACGTCAGGGAATCGGGATCAAAATCACCGAGCTTATTCATCAAGTAGCCAAGGTCATCGAGGACACCCGATCCGATAAAAACGGTTTGTCCAGCCATGCGATCGCAACCGCCTCCATCCGTTACTACCTGCTTCGCTTTGCACTGCAAACCGAGGTGGTGTTCGATCTGAAGCAGGCCACTGAAATATCGGGGAATACGGGGGTGTATTTGCTCTATTCCTACGCGCGTGCACTCAGCGTGCTTAATAAGGCTCAAGAAGCCGAGGTTACGCCGTCTGTGCCTGCCCGGTTCCCTGCCATGGAAAAAGCGGAACATGCGCTGCTGCGGCATATCAGCACCTGGCATGATACCTTATATGCCGCCGGACGGGATCTATCTCCTAGTGCCATTTGCAACTTCACCTATGAGCTGTGCTCCCTGTTCAACAATTTTTACTCGGCATGCCCGATTCTGAAGGCGAAGGAGGAAGTGCTCCAATTTCGCGTATGGCTCACTTCCTTATTCAAGAACACCCTTGGCGAAGCGCTGGAGGTGCTGGGTTTGCCTACTCCGAGCCGGATGTAA
- a CDS encoding GNAT family N-acetyltransferase — MNDITMTLVRETHKDLQELIAKLDDYLSTLYPAEGIFGLDLADPKVNETLFVVAYHDGQPVGCGAIRPLDAESVEIKRFFVDVPYRNRGVASRILLFLEEQAKTRGYRFSRLETGEPQKESVHFYKKLGYAQIEPFGEYIGCEYSLCFEKSLTS, encoded by the coding sequence ATGAATGACATCACTATGACTTTGGTAAGAGAGACTCACAAGGATCTTCAGGAGCTCATCGCGAAGCTGGACGATTACTTATCGACGTTATACCCGGCGGAAGGGATATTCGGGCTGGATCTGGCCGATCCCAAAGTAAACGAAACGCTATTCGTGGTGGCTTACCATGATGGCCAGCCTGTCGGCTGCGGAGCCATCCGGCCGCTGGATGCAGAATCGGTTGAAATTAAACGGTTTTTCGTGGATGTCCCGTATCGAAATAGGGGAGTAGCTTCCCGGATCCTGCTCTTTCTGGAAGAACAAGCGAAGACGCGGGGCTATCGTTTCTCGCGCCTGGAAACAGGCGAACCGCAGAAGGAATCCGTTCATTTTTACAAGAAGCTGGGGTATGCCCAGATTGAACCGTTTGGCGAATACATCGGGTGCGAATATAGTTTATGTTTTGAGAAGAGTCTGACATCCTAG
- a CDS encoding DUF4870 domain-containing protein: MRQLLSSLSYFSIFFAPFILPVLVWILSPDAYVAKHARRALFSHLFPVIAAIPLIYMAVTSGSFGSVIGYLILFGIIYFGAFVYNVIMGIQVLREHAY; the protein is encoded by the coding sequence ATGAGACAGCTTTTATCCTCTTTATCGTATTTCAGCATCTTCTTTGCACCGTTCATCCTCCCTGTCCTTGTATGGATTCTGTCTCCGGACGCCTACGTAGCCAAGCACGCACGCCGCGCCCTGTTCTCCCATCTGTTCCCCGTTATAGCAGCGATCCCGTTAATCTACATGGCCGTGACCTCGGGCTCCTTCGGTTCCGTCATCGGATACCTCATTCTGTTCGGCATCATCTATTTCGGGGCTTTTGTGTATAACGTGATCATGGGCATTCAGGTGCTGAGGGAGCACGCTTATTGA
- a CDS encoding copper amine oxidase N-terminal domain-containing protein, translating to MGRWNKHIVKLWGAGFLALSLTLGSVQMPASAEATQNVTVLESSHELVNGKMRVTADIRNGGTGAEAGFYVVGYDANGQALEAVGDSEYMMSDEIGTYEVDLDSGSSVKRVEVLPAGPAGDQARLLASGYYTSNGVVNVSGVVQNSTVGHNVGMLAVGYDATGKAVEVTSADSYFGGSDVGTFVVELKAAKLIKSVKVSVVDPVEDAVKLLQSGSRLENGKLIVTGSIQNRNKGGQAGVIVVGSNASGKVLEVNTTSGYLSSNEIANFQAELEGGKAISDLKVFLTGNSQTPKIIAEGRTTINNKLVVTIGVENGDVSQRITVKSTAYDAKGRSLGTDTDSMFMTANETTTLRIDYDTRVKSVKLKYYDQSGREIGEAPIRIKINGQLQSYAQSPVMVGGSVLVPMRPIFESLDASVKWDQKTQSVSSSKGSTQIKLKMGSKQAVVNGKTVTLDSAPRMVKGTTMVPLRFVASALGCEVKWDGNEKMVLITTK from the coding sequence TTGGGCAGATGGAATAAACATATCGTCAAGCTATGGGGAGCGGGATTCCTGGCGTTGTCGCTTACCTTGGGATCCGTGCAAATGCCGGCAAGCGCCGAAGCAACGCAGAACGTTACGGTTCTTGAATCGTCTCATGAGCTCGTGAACGGCAAGATGCGCGTGACGGCGGACATTCGCAACGGAGGAACCGGAGCGGAAGCGGGATTCTATGTTGTCGGTTACGATGCAAACGGCCAAGCGCTCGAGGCAGTCGGTGATTCCGAATATATGATGAGCGACGAAATCGGTACATATGAAGTGGACCTTGACAGCGGCAGCAGCGTCAAGCGGGTGGAAGTGCTCCCGGCAGGACCGGCTGGTGATCAGGCGCGGCTGCTGGCATCCGGATACTATACGAGCAACGGCGTGGTCAACGTTTCTGGCGTCGTGCAGAATTCTACGGTCGGGCACAATGTGGGTATGCTCGCCGTAGGGTATGATGCTACCGGCAAAGCGGTCGAAGTGACATCGGCGGACAGCTACTTTGGCGGCAGCGATGTCGGCACCTTCGTCGTAGAGCTTAAAGCAGCGAAGCTGATCAAGAGCGTAAAGGTATCGGTCGTTGATCCGGTTGAAGATGCCGTGAAGCTGCTGCAATCCGGCAGCCGCCTGGAGAACGGAAAGCTTATCGTTACCGGTTCGATTCAAAACCGGAATAAAGGCGGGCAGGCCGGCGTCATCGTTGTCGGCAGCAACGCCAGCGGCAAGGTTCTGGAGGTCAACACGACGTCCGGATATCTTTCATCCAACGAAATCGCGAATTTCCAGGCCGAGCTGGAAGGCGGCAAAGCCATCAGCGACCTGAAGGTGTTCCTGACAGGCAACAGCCAGACGCCTAAAATCATAGCCGAGGGCAGAACGACCATCAACAACAAGCTTGTCGTTACGATCGGCGTGGAGAACGGGGATGTGTCGCAACGGATTACCGTGAAATCGACGGCGTACGATGCGAAGGGACGCTCCTTGGGAACCGATACGGACTCCATGTTCATGACCGCCAATGAAACGACGACCTTGCGCATTGATTACGATACTCGGGTCAAAAGCGTGAAGCTGAAATATTATGACCAATCCGGCAGAGAAATCGGAGAAGCGCCGATCCGCATCAAAATCAACGGCCAGCTCCAATCCTATGCGCAGTCGCCGGTGATGGTCGGAGGAAGCGTTCTTGTGCCTATGCGTCCGATCTTCGAATCCCTCGATGCTTCGGTCAAATGGGACCAAAAGACGCAAAGCGTATCCTCCTCCAAAGGCTCGACCCAAATCAAGCTGAAGATGGGCTCCAAGCAAGCGGTCGTTAACGGGAAGACCGTCACGCTGGATTCGGCGCCACGGATGGTGAAGGGCACCACGATGGTACCGCTGCGTTTCGTGGCATCCGCGCTGGGCTGTGAAGTGAAATGGGACGGCAATGAGAAAATGGTATTGATTACGACCAAATAA
- the asnB gene encoding asparagine synthase (glutamine-hydrolyzing) gives MCGITGFIQWSGDLTQDSQLLVKMTESLAHRGPDGSGTWISNPCAFGHRRLSVIDPENGAQPMIIHQEEEVYAIVYNGELYNAAELKDELVRRGHRFNTKCDTEVLLVSYIEWGPECLERLNGIFAFAIWDSVREQVFLARDRVGVKPLFYSYIDGTLVFGSEPKALLQHPKVEPVVGAEGLAEVFIIGPARTPGHGVYKDISELRPGMAMIFNREGLRKYTYWKLESKPHEDDADQTASFLRDLLRDTVERQLVSDVPVCSLLSGGLDSSALSSLAVDYYKRTGQGQVHTYSVDYVDNNKHFKSHSFQPGADAPWIKRMHEELGTNHHWIEFDTPELVEALDVSTQKRDLPGMADVDASLLLFCREIKKGATVAISGEAADEIFGGYPWFHREEMLNSGTFPWSVAPDMRAGLLSAEIRDWIKPLEYLGDRYSDAVAEVPKLDGETGQQAKMRIMSYLNITRFMPTLLDRKDRMSMGVGLEVRVPYTDHRLIDYVWNIPWSIKTTGDREKGILRKALEGVLPDDVLYRKKSPYPKTHNPNYLAAVKAQVLSILDDSSSPLLPLIDTARIRELASSPDASSNLPWFGQLMSGPQLFAYLAQVHFWLKEYNVSIR, from the coding sequence ATGTGCGGAATAACCGGTTTTATACAATGGAGCGGCGATTTGACGCAGGACTCGCAGCTGCTGGTAAAAATGACAGAAAGTTTGGCTCACCGCGGACCTGACGGATCCGGCACCTGGATTTCCAACCCGTGCGCATTCGGTCACCGAAGACTCAGCGTGATCGACCCCGAAAATGGCGCTCAGCCGATGATCATTCATCAGGAAGAGGAAGTCTATGCCATTGTATATAACGGGGAATTATATAATGCTGCGGAGCTTAAAGACGAATTGGTACGACGCGGTCATCGTTTCAATACCAAATGTGACACGGAAGTTTTGTTAGTCTCCTATATCGAATGGGGCCCCGAGTGTTTGGAGCGCCTCAATGGAATATTTGCTTTCGCTATTTGGGACAGCGTCCGGGAACAGGTATTTTTGGCTCGGGACCGGGTGGGAGTGAAACCCCTGTTCTACAGCTATATTGACGGAACGCTTGTATTCGGCTCGGAACCGAAAGCGTTGCTGCAGCATCCGAAGGTGGAGCCCGTCGTAGGGGCCGAAGGGCTTGCGGAAGTATTTATTATCGGCCCGGCGCGTACCCCTGGACATGGCGTCTACAAGGACATATCGGAGCTCCGGCCCGGCATGGCCATGATCTTTAACCGGGAAGGCTTGCGCAAGTATACTTATTGGAAGCTGGAAAGCAAACCCCACGAGGATGATGCCGACCAAACGGCAAGCTTCCTTCGCGATCTTCTCCGCGACACCGTGGAGCGTCAGCTGGTCTCCGACGTACCGGTCTGCTCCCTGTTATCCGGCGGGCTCGATTCCAGCGCGCTTTCCTCGCTGGCCGTCGATTACTACAAGCGGACGGGCCAAGGACAAGTGCACACCTACTCCGTGGATTATGTGGACAACAACAAACACTTTAAGTCCCATTCCTTCCAGCCGGGAGCGGATGCGCCATGGATTAAACGGATGCACGAGGAACTGGGCACGAACCACCATTGGATCGAATTCGACACGCCCGAACTGGTAGAAGCACTGGATGTCTCCACGCAAAAACGGGATCTTCCGGGCATGGCCGACGTGGATGCTTCCTTGCTTCTCTTCTGCCGCGAGATTAAAAAAGGCGCAACCGTCGCCATATCCGGTGAAGCCGCTGATGAAATATTCGGCGGTTACCCTTGGTTCCACCGGGAAGAAATGCTCAATTCCGGTACCTTTCCGTGGTCCGTCGCGCCGGATATGAGAGCCGGGCTGCTGTCTGCCGAAATCCGGGACTGGATCAAGCCGCTGGAATACCTCGGGGACCGCTACTCCGATGCGGTAGCCGAAGTGCCTAAGCTGGACGGGGAGACCGGGCAGCAGGCCAAAATGCGGATCATGTCTTACCTCAATATCACCCGCTTCATGCCAACCCTGCTTGACCGCAAGGACCGGATGAGCATGGGCGTTGGACTGGAAGTCCGGGTACCCTATACCGATCACCGCCTAATCGATTACGTGTGGAACATCCCTTGGAGCATCAAAACGACAGGTGACCGGGAGAAGGGCATTCTGCGCAAGGCCCTTGAAGGCGTGCTGCCTGATGACGTCCTGTACCGCAAAAAAAGCCCGTATCCGAAAACCCATAATCCGAACTATCTGGCGGCCGTCAAAGCGCAGGTGCTGTCCATTCTGGATGACTCTTCTTCGCCGCTCCTGCCGCTCATCGATACCGCCCGGATCCGGGAGCTGGCATCTTCGCCGGATGCTTCCTCCAATCTGCCTTGGTTCGGCCAATTGATGTCAGGTCCGCAGCTGTTTGCCTACCTGGCCCAGGTTCATTTCTGGCTCAAAGAATATAACGTATCCATCCGTTAA
- a CDS encoding XTP/dITP diphosphatase gives MKLTLGDTLIVATRNQGKVKEFAHAFAAFGTDVKSMYDYPDLPDVVEDGATFAANAFKKAKEVGDALGLPVLADDSGLCVDALNGAPGVYSARYAGEHGADEDNNEKLLGELERLRLGEDTEQPLLSPARFVCVLVLYDPVSGEKLEAEGNVEGWITSDPAGAGGFGYDPLFYLPSHEKTMAELSLEEKQEISHRGKALRKLVADLQALN, from the coding sequence ATGAAACTGACACTTGGAGATACACTCATTGTAGCTACACGCAATCAGGGGAAAGTCAAGGAATTCGCGCATGCTTTTGCTGCTTTCGGCACGGATGTAAAGAGCATGTACGATTACCCTGATCTGCCTGACGTCGTTGAGGATGGAGCAACCTTCGCAGCCAATGCATTCAAAAAAGCCAAGGAAGTCGGTGACGCACTGGGATTGCCTGTGCTAGCCGATGATTCCGGATTGTGTGTGGATGCGCTGAACGGCGCGCCCGGCGTTTATTCCGCCAGGTATGCGGGTGAGCATGGCGCGGACGAGGACAATAACGAGAAGCTGCTCGGCGAGCTCGAACGGTTAAGGCTCGGCGAGGACACTGAGCAACCCCTGCTAAGTCCGGCCCGGTTCGTCTGTGTTCTGGTGCTGTATGATCCGGTCTCGGGAGAAAAGCTCGAGGCGGAGGGGAACGTTGAAGGCTGGATCACTTCGGATCCTGCCGGAGCGGGCGGTTTTGGGTATGACCCGCTCTTCTATTTGCCAAGCCATGAGAAGACGATGGCCGAGCTTTCCCTGGAGGAGAAGCAGGAGATCAGCCACAGGGGAAAAGCGCTGCGAAAGCTTGTAGCGGACCTGCAGGCGCTTAATTGA
- the rph gene encoding ribonuclease PH, whose protein sequence is MRSNGRKSDELRPMNLSTHVNKYAEGSVYIEMGDTKVLITATVDEKVPPFLKGQGKGWVTAEYSMLPRATQSRNQREANRGKLSGRTMEIQRLIGRALRSVVNLHALGERTITLDCDVIQADGGTRTTSITGAFVALAIAVNKIAEQHKLAVFPITDYLASISVGIAGGQALLDLNYEEDSKAKVDMNLVMTGSGKFVEVQGTGEESPFSREELDQILELGEQGIRELIERQQEALGPIAAKIGSVNASTGV, encoded by the coding sequence ATGAGATCTAACGGACGTAAGAGCGATGAGCTCCGACCGATGAATTTATCGACCCATGTGAATAAATATGCGGAAGGCTCCGTGTACATCGAGATGGGAGACACCAAGGTGCTGATTACGGCAACCGTGGACGAGAAAGTTCCCCCGTTTCTGAAAGGACAAGGAAAGGGCTGGGTGACGGCTGAATATTCAATGCTGCCGCGCGCAACACAATCCCGCAACCAACGGGAAGCCAATCGCGGTAAACTCAGTGGCCGGACGATGGAAATTCAGCGGCTGATCGGCAGAGCGCTCAGGTCTGTTGTGAATCTGCATGCTCTTGGCGAGCGGACGATTACGCTGGACTGCGATGTAATCCAGGCGGATGGCGGAACGCGGACCACCTCCATTACAGGAGCATTTGTAGCTTTAGCCATAGCTGTAAATAAAATTGCAGAACAACATAAATTAGCGGTATTCCCGATCACGGACTACCTGGCATCCATTAGCGTGGGCATTGCCGGCGGACAGGCGCTGCTGGATCTGAACTATGAAGAGGATTCCAAGGCGAAGGTGGACATGAACCTGGTCATGACCGGAAGCGGCAAATTCGTTGAGGTTCAGGGAACCGGCGAAGAGAGCCCGTTTTCCCGCGAGGAGCTGGATCAGATCCTGGAGCTGGGAGAACAGGGAATCCGCGAGCTTATCGAGCGTCAGCAGGAGGCGCTTGGCCCGATTGCGGCCAAGATCGGTTCCGTGAATGCGAGCACCGGAGTCTGA
- a CDS encoding GerMN domain-containing protein — MKRNPRTLRRLSAAGLLAVPIVMSGCGMLSGKQSEAIDPPPAQVEKQMLNTAGSTAAQGDIGMQTTVYLADARGMLAPVTLGIPKVEGASVVKESLEVLVNGGRYAGYVPQGFQAVLPAGTQVHNVTVDPESKLAVVEFNKSFAEYKAADERRILEALTWTLTGHEGIEQMQVWVDGVKLTEMPVNHTPLDRPLSRSMGINLQKADDALYTNSSPVTVYFSSVTPEGIQYYVPVTRLVPTGQDAVKAALNELIRGPQYGDGLVEVIPDDTTVAAVEKGEDGAVTVSLQDSMFEQGEQVPTELLQAVVLTVAENADDAKVKIRMNDLTEVVGTDSRNYSEPVSRPEFINEISI; from the coding sequence ATGAAACGTAATCCACGTACTCTTCGCAGGCTTTCCGCCGCCGGGCTGCTTGCTGTTCCGATCGTGATGTCCGGCTGCGGCATGTTATCCGGGAAGCAATCGGAAGCGATTGACCCGCCGCCTGCGCAAGTGGAGAAGCAGATGCTGAACACGGCCGGATCCACGGCGGCTCAAGGAGACATCGGCATGCAGACAACGGTATATCTTGCGGATGCACGGGGGATGCTGGCACCTGTAACCTTGGGCATTCCGAAGGTGGAGGGCGCCAGCGTGGTGAAGGAATCCCTTGAAGTGCTGGTGAACGGAGGCCGTTACGCGGGCTATGTTCCACAGGGCTTCCAGGCGGTATTGCCTGCCGGTACGCAGGTCCATAACGTGACAGTCGATCCGGAGAGCAAATTGGCGGTCGTCGAATTCAATAAATCATTTGCGGAATATAAAGCGGCAGATGAACGGAGAATCCTGGAGGCGTTGACGTGGACGCTGACAGGACATGAAGGCATCGAGCAGATGCAGGTATGGGTGGACGGCGTCAAACTGACGGAAATGCCGGTCAATCACACGCCGCTGGACCGTCCGCTTTCACGTTCGATGGGAATCAATCTTCAAAAAGCGGATGATGCCTTGTACACGAACTCTTCACCGGTCACGGTCTATTTCTCGTCGGTGACGCCGGAAGGCATTCAGTACTACGTGCCGGTCACAAGACTTGTTCCAACCGGACAAGACGCGGTGAAGGCGGCCTTAAACGAGCTGATTCGCGGACCGCAGTATGGCGACGGACTGGTTGAGGTCATCCCGGATGACACCACCGTTGCGGCGGTTGAAAAAGGGGAGGACGGAGCCGTAACCGTATCGCTTCAGGACAGCATGTTTGAACAGGGAGAGCAGGTTCCGACCGAGCTGCTGCAGGCCGTCGTGCTTACCGTAGCCGAGAATGCGGATGATGCCAAAGTGAAAATCCGGATGAACGATCTCACGGAGGTGGTTGGAACGGATAGCCGAAATTATAGCGAGCCCGTCAGCCGTCCGGAGTTCATCAACGAAATCTCGATCTGA
- a CDS encoding phosphatidylglycerophosphatase A family protein has translation MAENDSNIPYSLNSKKVAEATRSLLHKRGIKLEEIAELVMILQKKYYPNLTMEECIENVDAVLSKREVQNAVLTGIQLDILAEEGNLISPLQEMLANDEGLYGVDEVLAFSIVNVYGSIGFTNYGYIDKLKPGILEQLNDKSSGRVHTFLDDIVGAVAAAASSRIAHRKQADREIELYGTTEELPKE, from the coding sequence ATGGCAGAAAACGATTCAAACATTCCATACAGCCTGAACAGCAAGAAGGTAGCGGAAGCGACACGGAGCCTGCTGCATAAGCGTGGAATCAAGTTGGAGGAAATCGCGGAGCTGGTGATGATCCTTCAGAAAAAATACTACCCGAATTTGACGATGGAAGAGTGCATCGAGAACGTGGATGCCGTACTCAGCAAACGTGAAGTGCAAAACGCGGTGTTAACCGGCATTCAATTGGACATTTTAGCCGAGGAAGGCAATCTCATATCCCCGCTTCAAGAAATGCTCGCCAATGACGAAGGGTTATACGGCGTGGATGAAGTCCTGGCATTTTCCATCGTTAACGTGTACGGAAGCATCGGCTTCACCAATTACGGGTATATCGACAAACTCAAACCCGGCATTCTTGAGCAATTGAATGATAAATCGAGCGGCCGCGTACATACCTTTCTCGACGACATCGTCGGCGCGGTTGCCGCAGCCGCCAGCAGCCGGATCGCCCATCGCAAGCAAGCCGACCGGGAGATCGAGCTGTACGGTACGACCGAAGAGCTTCCAAAAGAATAA